AGTATATCTCTGGCCATTCATCTCACAAAAAACATAGCATTATTCAATTGAAATGGATATCATCCATGTGTAATGGAGAATTAAATTTTTGGAGGAGTGTTGCCATACTGCCATCGAAAATGCTCCGTGTTTTGCATGCTTATACAACCAGCTACCTCTTCTATTGGTACAGCGTCAGATATCTCTTTGAGGTCTTCTTCTGTAAGTTTCACCTTCAAAGAGCCAATATTGTTATCCAAGTTCTTGATCTTAGTCGTCCCTATAAAAGTTCAAGGCAAATGAACGAATGATATAAGAGATTTGACACattggaaaataaaatcttgCAAAACAGTTCCAAAGTTATCTGAAATCAGACCGAACCGTATATGAGCATATTAGTTAACATTGATTCATGATTTTATCATTCCACGAAACCAAAATACCACTCTTTTAAACATTTAGCAGCTAGAGAGATCTATGGCCAATGATGCCATAAAGATGCAATCACAAACATTAACCcataataaaatcttatttagtTATGACAGCAATCTAAcacattttttatgaatatgttgACATTATCTAAAATCTGAGTTTTTCTAAGGCAGTTATGACATTATGAGTTTACAAAAGGCATTATCTATGTAATTTCCAGCCATGAAATGGACCATTCACGTCATATTTATCACTTTCCTTGACTTTTAATGTCAAGTTTGTTTCTATAATATGCACTTTATCTTAATTCTACAGGTTGCAGATTAATAGAGGAAGATCATTACACACCAAGTCAACTTAATTTCAATTGGCAGCACATAAGAGAAAATAGTATTATTTGCATTAAATAGAACTTCAGCCACTtttctgtctcttttttgtgaggaaaacttaaaaatatgtttgaaaagatgaggaaaaattaattaaaacagaAGAAAGCCAATTACCAGGTATGGGTACAATATCATCTCCTTGTTGGAGAATCCATGCAAGTGAAAGTTGAGCAGGAGTGCATTGGTGCTTTCTAGCAAGTCCTTCTATTCGATTAAAAATGGCCTTGTTCTTGACCAAATTTTCTCCTTGAAACCGAGGGTGCATGTCCTTATAGAAGAAAGAGCAGGCAGTCAGTTTAGTTAAAGCATTTTCAatgttattattactattattaataatattaaagagaaaggcaaattttttttgaaattcttatATAAGATGGTTCTAAAGTACTTTTTTAAGAGCCTTATCTCCCAAAACTCTGAGGTCAAGTATGGATCCTCAATAAACTAATCAGGAATTTGGGATTGGCCAGGTGTATTTATCTTTGATATTCTTTCATATCCAAAATCATATTCtttgttgtatttttaattaatatgcCTTTTTTCTATTACTTCTACAAATGTTATTTTAGATCTCCTCCTAATTCTTTTTGTTCCCTTGACCATAATCAAATTGCTCTTCCTCATCAATGCAATAATCACTTTCTTTTGCAATTGACTAAACCATCTCAAGCAACTCCCCTTATCTTATTATCAATAAGATCCTTATATTTAAATGGGTTTCTTCAGTTTGTACCCTATTTTTCCTTATATGATAGcttaaaaaatgagataaataatGTATTTGCATGAAAATTTGTTTAGGGAAGAttcttttaagaaaacattTTCAACAGTAGATGTTACAATGTATAATTCTTTTAAATCTCCAACTAAAAAAACATCAGCAAAGATCCAACTCTTTAACATAGTTCATCCAAGTCATGACATGTTAACTGTTTAACATGAAATATCATCTATGGTACTAGTGAGGTCGACGAAAAAGTTTAattgcaaattttcaaaatttcaggGACTTGGTTGCAAACTTTCAAATATTACAGATGAAATTGGAACTTGTAAACTTCAAGGACTGATATAGTGTGTGCCCTTGTAGGAATTTTTCATTCAACGAAGCTGAAGAATGCATTGTTCAaagaaaaacatcatttttgCCTGAAAAATCATTCAGGCTATTTAAAAGTCTAACAAATAAACGACACAAAGTATTGGTGAAATTGGTACCAAAAAGCTATTCGCAGCCAAACTTTCCACAACTCCTTTGCCAGCAAAAAAACCACGACCAAGAGGACTGTATGGAACTAGCCCAATGCCAAGCTCTCTACATGCACAAAGTATCAAGACTCAAGAGAGCATTCTCATGCTTCAGGATAAGataaaattttccttattgTAGCAGTCATTCAAAAGAGGTAATAGTATTGGAAACCCAAGAAAGATTAGGAAAAACAGGGAGAGATTTTTAGGATAGATGCAATCTGATCAGtcaattataaaacatcatccatgaACAGAACAAACCTGCAAAGTGGAATTATTTCATCTTCAATATCACGAGTCCAGAGAGACCACTCCATTTGTAAAGCTGTGATGGGATGCACAGCATGTGCCCTCCTTATCGTATCTGGGCTGGGTTCAGATAGACCAATATACTTGATTTTTCCCTCTTCTACCAGTTTCTTAAGTTCACCAACCTACATTCAAATAAGATGTATctaaaattttgtatctaaAATCTGCCACCAAAATCCCAACATCACTAcaatgaaataataaatttgcagataaattgacaatttcaaattacaaacaagaaataattcaaaaagGCCAACCATTACAGGCTTGTGATTGAAAGGGCATGAGAATTACTTACAGTTTCTTCAATGGGCACTTTTGTGTCTACCCGATGCTGATAATACAGATCAATGTATTCCACATCAAGACGCTTCAAGCTAGCCTCACAGCTTGAGCGAACATACTCAGGGCTACCATTCACTTTTACATTAGGAAATTCCAGTGTTTGGATGCCAAATTTGGTGgctatttgaattttttctctTGGCAACTGCTTCAAGGCCTGAAAGATATAAACTTCTTTCAGATAATATCACAGAGTTTTAACCTGGTCCTCAATTATTAATCAATGCTCTAGCAGATGATATAGAAAATAGTATCACAAAGATATTTCTACATCAGTGACCATTTTTAGATTTACCACCAGATAGGAACTAAAACATTTAACTTCTTGAGCTAGTAGAATTAAAATTGGTGTTTATTACCTTCCCAAGTAGAATTTCATTAATATGGGGTCCATAAATGTCAGCTGAATCGAAGAAAGTGATCCCCTTACTGAAAGCATGCTTTATTACTGCAATTCCATCTTCCTCGGAGAGAGGAGAATTGTAGGCTCCAGTCAGGGTCATACATCCAAACCCCAACTTTGAGACCtgagaaaaaaaagtcaagaattcaaagaaatgaacaaaaaattgacaaatatGTTGTAGAATGAAAGTAAAGCACAGCGAATTATTTTCGTAGAGAAAACTATTCCTTAAAACCTTTAGAACCTGAGCATCTTGAACAGTGGGAAAGACCAACAGCAAGTTACAAAACAATTTGAggatttatatttttagttaaatctATTACAAAACTTTCATGGTTATAGGTTATTTATGCTGGTCCAATCTTAAGTCGAGAGTCCTTATAGAAGAAAGGAACAGGACTACATAAGGTCTGAAGtctccatcatttttttttttttttaaaatttctctgAAGCCTCCCTCATGACAACATATGAAGCACACAAGATTTGAAGGAActtaatacataaaaatattaatgtctGAAAATAGAAATGATGAAGGTGGAGGATTTTGTTGATTCCAGAATAGTGTAGATGATTAcccaatataaaattattaaaatgaaacccacaaacccaatcAAATTGGTGTAT
This genomic stretch from Quercus lobata isolate SW786 chromosome 3, ValleyOak3.0 Primary Assembly, whole genome shotgun sequence harbors:
- the LOC115980089 gene encoding probable aldo-keto reductase 1 is translated as MAEVNELQIPRVKLGNQGLEVSKLGFGCMTLTGAYNSPLSEEDGIAVIKHAFSKGITFFDSADIYGPHINEILLGKALKQLPREKIQIATKFGIQTLEFPNVKVNGSPEYVRSSCEASLKRLDVEYIDLYYQHRVDTKVPIEETVGELKKLVEEGKIKYIGLSEPSPDTIRRAHAVHPITALQMEWSLWTRDIEDEIIPLCRELGIGLVPYSPLGRGFFAGKGVVESLAANSFLDMHPRFQGENLVKNKAIFNRIEGLARKHQCTPAQLSLAWILQQGDDIVPIPGTTKIKNLDNNIGSLKVKLTEEDLKEISDAVPIEEVAGCISMQNTEHFRWQYGNTPPKI